The Candidatus Methylacidiphilales bacterium genome contains the following window.
TTACGGTTGGAAGCCCCGGGCCTTTCACTCGACCAGACCCTTCCATCCGGACACACATTCTGCTGGCAATCCATTGACGGCGGATGGAAGGGCTATATCAGCGGCAAACCCTGCCGGATTTATCAGTCTGGCAACCATCTCATCGTGCACGGCGACCTCACGCCCTCTGAAGCGGCGCATTATTTTGCCTTGGACGTGCCTTGGGACAAGCTGCTCGCGGCTTTGCCGGATGAACCCCATCTGCAACAGGCCTTGCAGTCCCTGCCGGGTCTGCGTTGCGTCCGCGAACCCTGGTTTGAATGCACAGCCAATTTCATTTGTTCCTCCCTCAAACAAATCCCCCACATCCGGCAAATCAACCTCGAACTACGGCGCCGCTTCGGTCAATCCATCGGTTCAGACGCCTTTTCCTTCCCTGAACCCGAAGTGATCGCAGCACTCGAGGAAAAAGACCTGCGAGCATGCCGATTGGGCTTTCGCGCACGCCATTTGTTGGCCGCCTCCCGGCAAATTGCCGACGGCCGGTTCAATTGGGCGCAAGCGATGTCCCTTTCCACTGATGAGGCTGCACTCTATTTGCAAAATCTCCAGGGTGTCGGAGAAAAAGTGGCCCATTGCATCCTTCTTTATGCGGGAGGGCGCTATGACGCGTTTCCTGTGGATGTCTGGGTGTTTCGCTTGATGCGGCAGTTCTATTTTCCGAAAAGTCGGAGGCCACCCAAGCTTAAAAACATTAATCGCAAGAGCCGGGAACTGTTTGGCCCTCTGCGAGGCATAGCCCAGCATTACTTATTCCATTGGTATAGAACAACTTATGTTAAAGATTGATTGCAGCCTGCCCCCTTCTTTTTTCCAGGCTTTCCCCGGTAAATCCGGCCTTCCATCGATGCTACTGCCCTTCCTATCTTGACCAAACCCGCATCTCCTCTAGTCTATGAGTCTAATGAAAAAGCCCATTGCGTGGAGTCTTCTTACGCTTTGTATTGTAACAACCTGTACGCAGGCCGCCTTGGTTTGGCGTCCCGGCGAGGGTTGGACCAATGAAAATAGCGGTGAAGCGCTGGCCGCCAGCGATGCCAAAGCCGGGCTCCAGCTTGCCCGCAATCTCGAAGCCAAAGAAGCCTACAAAGACGCCTTGGACGCTTACCGCAGCATCGTCCGACGCTGGCCCCTTTCCTCCGCCGCCGGTGAAGCCCAGTTTAAAGTCGGTTTCATGCTCGAAAAGCGGGCTGAGTTCTGGGCTGCCTATAAGGCATATCAAAAAGTGGTCGAAAAATATCCCGGCAGCCAGTTCTTCGACCTCGCGATTGAGCGCCAGTTCAGCATTGGCAACCTGTACCTGGCCGGTGAGCCCCAAAAGGTCTGGAAAATTCCCCTGCTTCCTTCCATGGACAAAACCGTCGAGATCTTCGAAACGGTAATCAAAAACGCCCCTTATGGCACCTATGCCCCCCAGGCGCATTTCAAAATCGGTCTCGCCCGCGAACAACAAAAAAAATGGTCTGATGCCATTGCTTCTTATAACAAGTTGATTGATAAATATCCGGGCAGCGATCTGGCTTCCGACGCCCAATACCAAATCGGTTACGCCTGGTATCAGGCCTCCAGCCAGCCCGACTATGACCAGAGTGCCGCGCAAAAATCCATCGAGGCCTTCCAGGATTTTCTTGTCCGCTACCCGAACAGTGAAAAAGTGGACCAGGCCAGGATTTACATGACCGAATTGGACGGACGCCGGGTCCAGGGATCCTTCAACATCGCCCAATTCTACGAAAAACAAAAAAATTACAAGGCGGCCATCATTTATTACAACGATGTGGTGCAGCAGGGGCCAAACTCCCCCCAGGCAACCGAAGCCAAACAAAAGCTGGATTTTCTGAAATCGCTCACCAATCCCACCCTCTCGCCCGGCAAGAACGCCACGGCAGCCTCCCCAGTTGACCTCTCCAATCAAAAGCCCGAGATACCACCCGTTTTATGAAATTCGCCCGCACGCTCCAGAGCCAGCTTCTTCTGATTCCCCTCCTTATCCTCACCGGGTGCGCCGGTTATCACGTTGGAAATATTGCCTCCAGCGATTTAAAAGGGGTCAAAACCATTTACGTTCCGATGGTCAAAAACGAAACCTATGAGCCTTCCATCCAGGCCATCGTCACCAATGCCATTATTCACAGCATGGAAAATGATGGAACCTTTCACAGCACCCGCATGGGGTCGGCGGACGCCACGCTCGAAGTCACCATCACCCAATTTGACCGCAACCCGACGCTCTTTTCACGCGACAACACCATTGTGCCCCTGGAATATCGCGGCACGATGACAGCCAGGGTCACACTGCTCAACAATCTTACCGGCAAAAAGATTCTCGCCGATACACAGGTCAGCGGTTATACGGATTATTTCACCTCGCAAAGCTCACAGCAGAGGGACGCCGTGGAGGCTGAACGCCAGGCCTTGCCACTTGCGGCCCAAAAGCTGGCCGACAATATTGTCAAACAAGTCACCGACGGCTGGTGAATTATTTCAGCAGCCGGGCAAGCCGCGCCTTGGCGCGTGACGCCTTGTTCCGATGGATGGAACTGCCTTTCGCGGCACTATCCAGCTTGGATTGCACTTCGGAAAGAAACTTGCCGGCTTCATCCTTCTTGCCTTCCTG
Protein-coding sequences here:
- a CDS encoding DNA glycosylase; translation: MKPEIFNIMPQDYLRLEAPGLSLDQTLPSGHTFCWQSIDGGWKGYISGKPCRIYQSGNHLIVHGDLTPSEAAHYFALDVPWDKLLAALPDEPHLQQALQSLPGLRCVREPWFECTANFICSSLKQIPHIRQINLELRRRFGQSIGSDAFSFPEPEVIAALEEKDLRACRLGFRARHLLAASRQIADGRFNWAQAMSLSTDEAALYLQNLQGVGEKVAHCILLYAGGRYDAFPVDVWVFRLMRQFYFPKSRRPPKLKNINRKSRELFGPLRGIAQHYLFHWYRTTYVKD
- the bamD gene encoding outer membrane protein assembly factor BamD, which gives rise to MKKPIAWSLLTLCIVTTCTQAALVWRPGEGWTNENSGEALAASDAKAGLQLARNLEAKEAYKDALDAYRSIVRRWPLSSAAGEAQFKVGFMLEKRAEFWAAYKAYQKVVEKYPGSQFFDLAIERQFSIGNLYLAGEPQKVWKIPLLPSMDKTVEIFETVIKNAPYGTYAPQAHFKIGLAREQQKKWSDAIASYNKLIDKYPGSDLASDAQYQIGYAWYQASSQPDYDQSAAQKSIEAFQDFLVRYPNSEKVDQARIYMTELDGRRVQGSFNIAQFYEKQKNYKAAIIYYNDVVQQGPNSPQATEAKQKLDFLKSLTNPTLSPGKNATAASPVDLSNQKPEIPPVL
- a CDS encoding LptE family protein, with the protein product MKFARTLQSQLLLIPLLILTGCAGYHVGNIASSDLKGVKTIYVPMVKNETYEPSIQAIVTNAIIHSMENDGTFHSTRMGSADATLEVTITQFDRNPTLFSRDNTIVPLEYRGTMTARVTLLNNLTGKKILADTQVSGYTDYFTSQSSQQRDAVEAERQALPLAAQKLADNIVKQVTDGW
- the rpsT gene encoding 30S ribosomal protein S20 — encoded protein: HALSMANTKSAAKRARVSQRRRDINKKRGTAYKQAEKKFKALVQEGKKDEAGKFLSEVQSKLDSAAKGSSIHRNKASRAKARLARLLK